A region from the Mustela erminea isolate mMusErm1 chromosome 2, mMusErm1.Pri, whole genome shotgun sequence genome encodes:
- the LOC116584852 gene encoding putative MORF4 family-associated protein 1-like protein UPP has protein sequence MRTAEADEGREPERPCGRSPSPARPEVAALERERVRAHLRARRTLLEVANLLDELQSEVDTSAEGVRGPGRCAAGEAEERVLQLCEKAERKAAEAALVGRRIVELHRQIDRCGCS, from the coding sequence ATGCGAACGGCGGAAGCGGACGAGGGGCGGGAGCCCGAGAGGCCTTGTGGCCGCAGCCCAAGCCCCGCGCGCCCGGAGGTCGCCGCCCTCGAGCGCGAGCGCGTGCGCGCGCACCTGCGGGCCCGCCGGACGCTGCTGGAGGTGGCGAACCTGCTGGACGAGCTGCAGAGCGAGGTGGACACCTCGGCCGAGGGTGTCCGGGGCCCCGGCCGCTGTGCGGCCGGCGAAGCGGAGGAGCGGGTGCTGCAGCTGTGCGAGAAGGCGGAGAGGAAGGCCGCCGAGGCCGCGCTGGTGGGGCGGAGGATCGTAGAGCTCCACCGGCAGATAGACCGCTGCGGGTGCTCCTGA